Proteins from a genomic interval of Nematostella vectensis chromosome 5, jaNemVect1.1, whole genome shotgun sequence:
- the LOC5519943 gene encoding transient receptor potential cation channel subfamily M member 3 isoform X5 → MSLKSLSKRTKRAYEFQMGSKSEDYNSLDSKTTTMNRGNSKRNWVFETFKRKECGRFIASPINDRKCCCGRDKELHNIDALLPPIVQDTKWVPTRHTVTLPTDAFGELEFQGAGQPSRAKYIRLAHDTDPELVLRLLCGEWALDLPKLLISVTGGAKNFILSPKIKRVLREGLLKAAQTTGAWVITGGTNTGVMRHVGEAVKGHTVMSRGEQLKNTAHQVHLIGIASWGIVDHKEMLVNPKEVVPYQMTSSMQSRGACLDNNHSHFILVDNGTDGEYGGEISFRASLENLIASKKMARSCEKFHGVPVVLLVLEGGPNTIRTVLESVSRCPAVPVVIAEGSGRAADILAFAHRFIAPSNGEMSGVADVVEHRQLLHKIEKSFAECSPEDRLSIYQNVLKCVAKREFVTIFCVDDGGLEVDKAILRALLKSQHSQLEDQLSLALVWDRADIAKTEIFTEDQKWEVPMLETAMMEALLHDRVEFVDLLLDNGVSMANFLTVKRLEELYRKNAFTSNTLRFLLNESKGCPGFKLSDLCHVTNRLLGVTFQRMECQSALETSLGILHGRVSLGDQSKVSTRFKCPYNELLIWAVLCNRHKMALYMWERGEETLVKALVAGYLYRQIACLASRDELMADLSHELTQQSKEFYDIALGLLDECYKANDVLAQRLLIYHPVYWGGRTSLSLAVASRHEEFVAHSCCQKKLTEIWMGALKTGYNGSLKVLLGILFPPLIFALEFRSREEMQRVPTTDDDSADDLPPDFDPYHHREPGSAQYNDGYLGDGVAFVKNRKSSGNEEEPIVEIRSDYPCNRHTKLGLGKRIIGFYNAPITKFWSNLIVYLLFLVVFSHVILIELPPVPSIEEWVLIGFVFSLCAEEVRQFFESSDWASNVWNLCDGFAMVLFFLAVGLRLNPGTLRIGHLVYSLDIMLWIIRLLDIFSVSKDLGPYVVMIGRMAIDVMVVMVTIDMMYFLVIMVVFLLAYGVAQQAILFPHEKPSWELITKIFFRPYFQVYGELFIEDVDYSSNSRETAFSTPKFDEYGGRLVTVIMAFYLLVANILLLNLLIAIFNNTFSEVQANSNQIWKFQRFSLVMEYRQRPRLVPPFILIAHAHGLAKAIWKRACGAPASRQADCKFKLFLGKEEYHKLMLFEEQCTETFLKRKALAFNATQEERVRGIVDKVESIAAGLQEVIKATHALEGRHTRQEEYTLQILDVVGHLQLSLPKGMGSLCDPEEDRYSDVPLNPSTDLYARGTSYGGYELLDGNPAPSRFSRMLSMPEYMNQSNMVPSPQQQSPPMYFRKKLPLTNPYQYRKQFTSNNRKGSVQKAVWKFKRRHTLPRPISDALEGEETGSDRISDFLDGSETNISARSRSLNRAESEETTSHSTVDKQKTSQRVTDSGHCASITR, encoded by the exons ATGAGTTTAAAGAGTTTGAGTAAGCGCACGAAACGGGCATATGAATTTCAAATGGGCTCCAAAAGCGAAGATTACAACTCGCTTGACTCCAAGACGACCACGATGAAT CGAGGAAATTCCAAAAGAAACTGGGTGTTTGAGACGTTCAAAAGGAAAGAATGTGGAAGATTTATAGCGTCTCCTATCAACGACAGAAA ATGTTGCTGTGGACGAGACAAAGAGCTGCACAACATCGACGccctcctcccccccataGTACAAGACACAAAATGGGTGCCTACCAGACACACCGTAACGCTCCCAACAGACGCGTTTGGCGAGCTCGAGTTCCAGGGAGCTGGGCAACCAAGCAGAGCTAAG TACATACGACTTGCACATGACACCGATCCTGAACTGGTACTGCGCCTGCTTTGTGGGGAGTGGGCGCTGGACTTACCCAAGCTACTCATCTCTGTTACCGGTGGTGCGAAGAATTTTATTCTCAGCCCAAAGATCAAGCGAGTTCTGCGTGAAGGACTCTTGAAG GCAGCGCAGACTACCGGTGCTTGGGTCATCACAGGAGGGACCAACACAGGTGTGATGCGTCACGTGGGTGAAGCTGTCAAGGGGCACACTGTCATGTCCAGGGGGGAGCAACTAAAGAACACGGCACATCAAGTACATCTTATCGGTATTGCATCATGGGGGATTGTCGATCATAAGGAGATGCTTGTCAACCCCAAG GAAGTGGTACCGTACCAGATGACGTCCAGCATGCAGTCACGTGGTGCCTGTCTAGACAACAACCATTCGCACTTTATCCTGGTAGACAATGGTACAGATGGGGAGTACGGTGGGGAGATAAGTTTCCGCGCAAGCCTTGAAAATTTGATCGCGAGCAAGAAAATGGCGCGTAGCTGCG aAAAATTCCACGGAGTTCCTGTGGTTTTACTTGTGCTTGAAGGTGGCCCGAACACGATCCGCACAGTCCTGGAGTCCGTGTCCAGATGCCCTGCGGTTCCTGTAGTTATAGCAGAGGGAAGCGGACGTGCAGCGGACATTTTGGCATTCGCTCATCGCTTTATAGCGCCATCGAACGG TGAGATGTCTGGTGTCGCTGATGTGGTTGAGCACCGTCAATTGTTGCACAAGATCGAGAAGTCGTTCGCAGAATGCTCTCCTGAAGATCGTCTCAGTATCTATCAGAACGTGCTCAAATGTGTGGCCAAAAGGGAGTTT GTTACAATTTTCTGCGTGGATGATGGCGGCCTAGAGGTCGACAAGGCGATTCTACGGGCCCTGCTTAAAA GTCAACACTCGCAGCTAGAGGACCAGCTCAGCCTTGCTCTGGTGTGGGACAGGGCCGATATTGCAAAGACCGAGATTTTCACCGAGGACCAGAAATGGGAG GTTCCGATGCTAGAGACGGCAATGATGGAAGCGCTTCTTCACGATCGTGTGGAGTTTGTCGACCTGCTCCTTGATAATGGCGTCAGTATGGCTAATTTCCTGACTGTCAAGCGACTTGAAGAGCTTTACAGAAAG AATGCCTTCACGAGTAACACGCTACGGTTTCTTCTCAACGAGTCTAAG GGATGTCCTGGATTCAAACTTTCTGATCTATGCCACGTGACCAATCGTCTACTGGGCGTAACCTTCCAGAGAATGGAGTGTCAAAGCGCCTTAGAAACG AGCCTTGGGATTCTACACGGACGCGTTTCTTTAGGCGACCAGAGCAAAGTATCTACGCGGTTCAAGTGCCCGTACAACGAGCTGCTCATCTGGGCAGTCCTGTGTAACAGGCATAAGATGGCCTTGTACATGTGGGAACGAGGCGAAGAGACCTTAGTCAAGGCGCTGGTCGCGGGATACCTGTACAGACAGATCGCCTGTCTGGCATCGAGGGATGAATTAATGGCTGATCTTAGTCATGAGCTGACACAACAATCCAA GGAATTTTACGACATCGCTCTTGGACTACTCGATGAATGCTACAAAGCGAATGACGTCCTGGCGCAAAGGCTCCTCATTTATCACCCTGTGTACTGGGGTGGCCGGACGAGCCTCTCGCTAGCTGTTGCTTCACGACACGAGGAGTTTGTGGCGCATTCGTGTTGCCAGAAAAAGCTGACGGAGATATGGATGGGCGCCTTAAAAACAGGTTACAACGGTTCGCTCAAG GTACTGCTAGGAATACTATTCCCGCCTCTAATATTTGCTCTTGAGTTCCGGTCACGTGAGGAAATGCAGCGTGTACCAACAACAGACGATGACTCAGCAGATGACCTGCCGCCTGATTTCGACCCGTAtcaccacagggaacccggtAGTGCCCAGTACAATGATGGCTACCTCGGAGATGGGGTGGCATTTGTCAAAAACAGGAAGAGTTCTGGGAACGAAGAGGAGCCGATTGTTGAAATAAG atcAGATTATCCTTGTAATCGGCACACAAAGCTCGGACTTGGAAAAAGAATCATCGGTTTCTACAATGCGCCGATTACCAAATTCTGGTCCAACCta ATCGTGTATTTGCTGTTTCTGGTCGTCTTCAGTCACGTGATCCTAATAGAGCTCCCCCCAGTCCCCTCGATTGAGGAGTGGGTCCTCATTGgatttgttttttctctttgcGCGGAGGAAGTACGCCAG tTCTTCGAGTCCAGTGATTGGGCATCAAATGTATGGAATCTCTGTGATGGTTTTGCCATGGTGCTGTTTTTTCTGGCTGTCGGTCTTCGGCTCAATCCGGGAACCTTGCGGATCGGTCATCTGGTCTACAGCCTCGATATCATGCTGTGGATCATCCGTCTGCTTGACATATTTTCCGTTAGCAAGGACCTGGGTCCGTACGTCGTTATGATTGGTCGAATG GCCATAGACGTGATGGTAGTCATGGTG ACCATAGACATGATGTATTTCCTGGTAATCATGGTGGTATTCTTGTTGGCATATGGTGTGGCCCAGCAAGCAATTCTTTTTCCACACGAGAAGCCTTCGTGGGAACTCATCACAAAGATATTCTTCCGTCCATACTTCCAAGTCTACGGCGAGCTGTTTATCGAGGATGTAGACTACTCGA GTAATTCCAGGGAGACAGCTTTTTCCACGCCCAAGTTTGACGAGTACGGCGGTCGCTTGGTCACTGTCATCATGGCGTTTTATCTGCTCGTCGCCAATATTCTGCTACTGAATCTACTGATTGCTATATTCAA CAACACATTCTCTGAAGTGCAAGCAAACTCGAATCAGATCTGGAAGTTTCAGCGTTTCAGCCTCGTTATGGAGTACCGGCAGAGGCCACGTCTCGTACCGCCATTTATCTTgattgcgcatgcgcatggaCTTGCCAAGGCGATATGGAAAAGAGCATGTGGAGCCCCGGCATCCAGACAGGCCGACTGCAAATTCA AACTGTTTCTTGGAAAGGAAGAATACCACAAACTGATGCTATTTGAGGAGCAATGTACGGAGACATTTCTCAAGCGCAAAGCGCTAGCTTTCAATGCTACCCAGGAGGAGAGGGTGCGGGGGATTGTCGACAA AGTGGAATCCATAGCCGCTGGACTCCAAGAGGTGATCAAAGCCACGCATGCGCTGGAAGGCCGCCACACGAGGCAGGAAGAGTACACACTACAGATCCTTGACGTGGTGGGCCACCTGCAGCTCTCCTTGCCCAAGGGcatgggatccctgtgtgACCCGGAGGAGGACCGCTATTCAGATGTTCCTCTGAACCCCAGCACG GACCTCTATGCTCGTGGCACGTCCTACGGTGGGTACGAACTTCTAGACGGAAACCCAGCCCCTAGTAGATTCAGTCGTA
- the LOC5519941 gene encoding alkaline ceramidase, with the protein MLAHFQRGSSEVDWCELNYVHSNSIAEFFNTISNAIFLVIPPFLMYLFRPYANRIGYGINVILLLMVVIGLCSAYFHATLSLVGQLLDELAILWVLMAAFALWAPRWLFQNGPFYGKRCRLAYIMATIGVMGTILGFIYPAANAFALMLLGIPWAGLLFTEVFRYPSKQVRRLGVFCIIWWFTALACWINDRIFCDMWKQLSFPYLHCGWHIFIFIASYIACVLSAYIYAASEFPQYKPSIMYWPGPTYHFAVPYVAVHENTDKDIHL; encoded by the exons ATGCTGGCTCATTTTCAGCGAGGGAGTTCAGAGGTTGATTGGTGTGAACTAAATTATGTTCACTCGAACAGTATTGCCGAATTTTTTAACACA atCAGCAATGCGATATTTTTGGTTATTCCTCCTTTCCTTAT GTACTTGTTTCGTCCTTACGCCAATCGTATTGGGTACGGCATCAACGTCATCCTGCtgctgatggtggtgataggACTATGCTCTGCGTATTTCCACGCCACGCTGAGCCTTGTGGGTCAACTGCTCGATGAGCTGGCCATCCTCTGGGTTCTCATGGCGGCGTTTGCTTTGTGGGCTCCTAGATGGCTCTTCCAGAACGGTCCATTTTATGGCAAACG GTGTCGACTGGCGTACATCATGGCCACTATCGGTGTAATGGGGACTATTCTCGGCTTCATTTATCCGGCCGCTAACGCCTTCGCTCTTATGCTACTGGGGATACCCTGGGCGGGACTGCTCTTCACAGAGGTCTTCAG GTACCCCAGTAAACAGGTCCGTCGCCTTGGTGTATTCTGTATCATTTGGTGGTTCACAGCCTTGGCGTGCTGGATAAATGACCGCATTTTCTGTGACATGTGGAAACAGCTGTCGTTCCCATACTTGCACTGTGGATGGCatatcttcatcttcatcgcGTCGTATATCGCGTGCGTGCTGTCGGCGTACATTTATGCGGCATCCGAATTCCCTCAGTATAAACCTTCGATTATGTACTGGCCGGGCCCGACATACCATTTCGCGGTCCCGTATGTTGCTGTTCACGAGAACACTGATAAGGACATACATCTTTGA